One window from the genome of Yarrowia lipolytica chromosome 1B, complete sequence encodes:
- a CDS encoding uncharacterized protein (Compare to YALI0B17028g, weakly similar to uniprot|Q8XQP2 Ralstonia solanacearum Putative hemagglutinin/hemolysin-related protein) — MVNLQYFAVALVLLSSQTEAQGILDFFGFHRPSTSSKQAGLTSSTTSTPSYLTVYTTTTTETLTSTIASVNTVEQTVYERVIVDCDTYKPPVAEGLIQCFFDCSSLAIELTACLGSKSCMCPTARRRHKQVDTCLSCGAINWAIGQALKGCDLPPLPQCATLVTSKLTSYKTNYLTSYVTTTHPVTATSSLPISTSTVQGAIAGTLDYIGDDGFLRQRVTVVPEDPLPNNGVSLGSDGLPSYGTPVTTVTVVGDKAGTVTYVGDEDGIPTARVTVTPVLTLLTTGEVTGKGVTFDSDRLPILVVTETQIIEASVMGPIAGTTTEVGSNGIGTVIVTTVPTNPVGTTTVAGPSAGKETFKGADGLPYVRDTIIPAKTVTYVATESFNSTVIGSDGIATAYEIIGPQSTVYTTGTLNGRDIVFGTDGWPVIIVTIDPPVITETAYGLDEGLITFVGDDGLATARTTAKPTTTLTTWATVETIGVASGKDGQPVVMIYNTPTGPVATKTTYGLTSGIETSTGEDGLPTLMTTMPPKSTSTVLGPIVGTEVTLDGNGDPVKIVTATPTGPVTTQFDVGLQANTYTFTGDDGLPTERVVSAPTVTDYVLGPIAGVSLIIGDDGDATARYTTTPEGPVTTLSSFGLEATTFTTTGDDGLPTEQVILGPSLTKSVLGTVAGTTLSFEDDGAPVMVVTATPTAPVTTQFSYGLYPTTITITGEDGFPTERVVVGPSATQTVYGTVEGAALSFDANDFPIEVITVTPSGPVTTQSSFGLMATTYTFTGEDGLPTEQAVEGPSSTELILGAVEGTSLSFRDDGTPIMIVTATPSAPVTTQHSFGLYPTTLIVTGEDGFPTERVVDGPSATKTVFGTVEGVSLSFEGNDFPVEVITITPSGPVVTQSSFGLQATTFTFTGNDGLPTEQVVQGPSFTKSVLGTVEGTMLSFFNESLPIMIITATPTAPVTTQHSYGFYPTTFTVTGEDGFPTERVADGPSAIKTVFGTVEGTALSFVGEDFPVEIITVIPSGPVTTMSSFGLTATTYIFTGEDGLPTEQVIEGPSLTKSILGTVAGTALSFGDDGNPVMIVTATPTAPVTTQISYGFQPTTFTTTGDDGFPTERVVLGPSATHTVFGTIGGTSLLVLDEFPIEIITVVPTGPVTTQSSFGFQGITYTLTGEDGLPTEQVVLGPSATTSVLGTAAGSALSFGEDHLPILIVTETPTGPVTTQFSYGSYPTTITTIGADGFPTERVVKGPSATQTIYGTVEGTSISFDGDDFPVEIITVIPTGPVTTLSSFGLQGTTYTFIGDDGLPTEQIIQGPSFTRTVLGTVPGTNMSLAAGSIPIMVITATPTAPVTTQISYGLHSTTFTITGEDGFPTERVVKGPSATQTVFGAVEGTALSFDGEEFLVEIVTVTPSAPVATQSSFGLNGTTFIFTGDDGLPTEQVIRGPSFTKSVLGTAAGTSLSFGEEGVPMMIITATPTAPVTTQLSYGLNSTTFIVTGEDGFPTEKIVEGPYATKTVFGTVEGISLSMVDNEFPVKIITVVPSGPVSTQSSFGLQGTTYTFTGEDGLPTEKVVLGPSSTKSVFGTNAGTMLSIGDDGIPVLVVTAMPTAAVTTQHTFGLYPTTFVTTGEDGYPTEHVVLGPSATQTVYGTVEGTSIALDKDFPIEIITVTPSGPVTTQSSFGLNGTTYTVTGEDGLPTEQVVKGPSSTTSLLGTAAGTVLSFGDDDFPIMIVTATPTGPVNTQFSYGLYPTTITTIGKDGFPTERVVKGPSSTQTVYGTVEGTAISFIDDNFPVEIITVIPSTPVTSQSSFGLQATVYTFTGKDGLPTEQIVNGPSFTKSVFGTVPGTELSLAAGSIPVMIVTASPTEPVTTQYSYGLFPTTSVITGGDGYPTEVIVLGPSATRSILGTVEGTALSYDSNGFPVEVITATPSAPVATQFSYGLQATTFNFTGEDGLPTEQVIQGPSSTTSVLGTIVGTALSFREEGDPVMVVTATPTAPITTQHSFGLYPTTLTFTGEDGFPTEQVVDSPYATKTVFGTVEGVSLSFNGNNIPVEIVTVIPLEPVTTQYSFGLEATNYTFTGEDGLPTEQVIKGPSTTMSTLGTSAGTLSSFGDDSAPVMIVTATPKAPGTTQFSYGFYPTTITTTGDDGFPTERVILGPSSTQTVFGTTEGAALSFDLNNTPVEIITVIPSGPVTTLTSYGIHETKYTFIGEDGLPTVQVLKAHPFTTKVFDTIAGTSMSLGDDGISMINITTIPTAAVTTDHSIGLYPTTMTVTGENDLTIERSLDGESATNTVIGKSDKTSLSDGLDPLATESIKDITSAPVATQSPLGPKTTTSIEDDLPTENAIRTSSLIEIFESSVEMTNASSVSPVTTQSIYGLHATTFTTTGEDGSPTERVTLGPSATKTVFGTAEGTELVVGDDNLPTAVIIEIPSGPVTNQSTFGFDSTTYIQTGDDGLLTEHVTQAPSAAQTINGNVEGSTLEFSEDGLSTKLVTVLPSGAVASKTPYDIEATTLTEPGQDGLATEHVIQGSYSTSSIVGTAEGTLLTLGADSLPISIVTATTVPVILHSTPELVSTSTSSANAKDLTTENAANTAVEFANNTLPAGADGTSSVDSTQSPDNGSLESTLDIHSTTATEIVEHGIPTSVVSSGATMIGDVANESTSKDTAPIWVVSEASVATESSTDVVSHLSFLEASKTTTMVHTQTMKPDIVFFSNSTPIEVAAFDTSSTHHSVASNAVPSVPTSVEVRSSTFTEVQTIVIPVSETSIETSIISGPETSIIAVSKETSIVSVPDKTSIVSVLESAVVSVLETSIISASGSSTITATASTSALPMTSYSESSTLLGTPSHGNIKPESSRLADTDSEEDNTSTYTPGISTPTLSTPGSNFTVDDLLKKPQGSTSEPTRQISNNDEVTNGAIISSANTSPVHLPSTTSVSFDAATPSQVAPPVEGYPKPMQANGGSSHSIPFTGLLTTAIFFILFWI, encoded by the coding sequence ATGGTGAACTTGCAGTACTTCGCTGTGGCATTGGTTCTGCTATCGAGCCAGacagaagctcaagggaTACTTGACTTTTTCGGTTTCCATAGGCCGTCCACTTCGTCAAAGCAAGCTGGTTTAACCTCTTCTACTACGTCCACTCCTTCATATTTAACCGTTTACACCACTACTACCACGGAAACACTTACTTCGACCATTGCCTCTGTCAACACCGTGGAGCAAACCGTATACGAGCGAGTTATCGTAGACTGTGATACCTACAAACCTCCTGTCGCCGAAGGACTGATTCAATGCTTTTTCGACTGTTCCTCCCTTGCTATCGAGCTCACCGCCTGCCTCGGATCCAAAAGTTGCATGTGCCCTACAGCTCGACGTCGGCACAAGCAAGTCGACACCTGCCTGTCTTGTGGTGCTATTAATTGGGCTATCGGACAAGCCTTGAAGGGCTGCGATCTGCCCCCCTTGCCCCAATGTGCTACTCTTGTCACTTCAAAGCTAACATCCTACAAGACGAACTATTTGACTTCCTATGTGACCACTACTCACCCAGTCACCGCCACGTCATCGCTCCCTATATCTACCAGTACTGTCCAGGGAGCCATCGCTGGGACACTCGATTAtattggtgatgatggatTTTTGCGCCAACGGGTAACTGTTGTCCCTGAAGACCCACTACCTAACAATGGAGTCTCTCTTGGCTCCGATGGTTTGCCCAGTTACGGAACTCCGGTTACCACAGTTACAGTCGTCGGCGACAAGGCTGGAACAGTCACTTACGTaggtgatgaagatggtATTCCTACTGCACGAGTCACTGTAACTCCTGTGTTGACTCTACTGACCACTGGTGAAGTCACTGGAAAAGGTGTGACTTTCGACTCGGACAGGCTCCCCATCTTAGTGGTAACCGAGACCCAGATCATCGAAGCCAGTGTTATGGGTCCTATTGCTGGTACTACTACCGAGGTAGGCAGCAATGGTATCGGCACTGTGATAGTGACAACTGTCCCAACAAATCCAGTTGGAACTACAACGGTGGCTGGTCCCTCAGCTGGTAAAGAGACCTTCAAAGGAGCCGACGGACTCCCGTATGTACGCGATACGATCATTCCCGCAAAGACTGTCACCTATGTCGCTACGGAATCCTTCAACAGTACAGTGATTGGTTCTGATGGTATCGCCACAGCTTATGAGATTATCGGGCCTCAGTCAACAGTCTACACCACTGGCACTCTTAATGGACGAGATATTGTGTTTGGTACGGATGGCTGGCCAGTTATTATAGTAACCATAGACCCTCCTGTTATCACAGAGACGGCGTATGGACTTGATGAAGGTCTCATAACATTCGTTGGTGACGATGGTCTCGCAACGGCGAGGACCACTGCCAAACCTACCACCACTCTCACCACATGGGCCACAGTCGAGACCATTGGTGTTGCCTCAGGCAAGGATGGCCAACCAGTTGTCATGATCTACAATACCCCAACTGGCCCTGTTGCGACAAAGACAACCTACGGATTGACATCTGGAATTGAGACATCCACAGGTGAGGATGGCCTTCCTACTTTGATGACAACAATGCCACCGAAGTCCACATCTACTGTCCTTGGTCCAATTGTTGGTACTGAAGTCACTCTTGATGGTAATGGCGACCCTGTCAAGATTGTGACAGCGACTCCCACTGGTCCTGTTACAACTCAATTTGATGTTGGTCTCCAAGCAAACACCTACACTTTTACTGGTGATGATGGACTGCCTACCGAGCGTGTGGTCTCAGCGCCAACAGTAACAGATTATGTCCTCGGGCCAATTGCAGGCGTTTCTCTTATTATCGGTGATGATGGCGACGCAACAGCCAGATACACAACTACACCTGAGGGGCCAGTCACCACACTGTCGTCATTTGGACTGGAGGCTACCACTTTCACTACAACTGGGGACGACGGACTGCCCACTGAACAGGTGATCCTGGGTCCCTCCCTAACAAAGTCAGTTCTGGGAACTGTCGCAGGTACTACACTGAGCTTTGAGGATGATGGAGCCCCTGTAATGGTTGTGACAGCCACACCCACAGCTCCAGTGACTACTCAGTTTTCTTACGGCCTCTATCCAACTACTATCACCATCACAGGTGAAGACGGGTTTCCTACAGAacgtgttgttgttggtcCTTCTGCCACTCAGACCGTTTACGGTACTGTTGAAGGAGCAGCTCTGTCATTTGATGCGAACGATTTCCCAATTGAAGTCATAACCGTTACACCCTCAGGTCCTGTTACAACTCAGTCATCCTTTGGACTCATGGCCACCACATACACGTTTACTGGCGAAGATGGCTTACCCACAGAGCAGGCTGTCGAAGGTCCATCGTCCACTGAATTAATTCTTGGTGCAGTTGAAGGCACTAGCTTGAGTTTCAGAGATGATGGTACCCCTATTATGATTGTCACTGCTACACCATCAGCTCCTGTCACCACCCAGCATTCATTTGGTCTCTATCCTACTACTTTGATTGTCACCGGGGAGGATGGCTTCCCTACCGAGAGAGTTGTCGATGGGCCGTCTGCAACCAAAACTGTTTTTGGAACAGTTGAAGGTGTGTCTCTGTCATTTGAGGGAAATGATTTCCCTGTTGAGGTTATCACAATAACCCCTTCGGGGCCTGTGGTGACGCAGTCGTCATTTGGATTGCAAGCCACGACTTTTACCTTCACAGGAAATGATGGGTTGCCAACTGAGCAGGTTGTTCAGGGTCCTTCTTTCACGAAGTCAGTTCTGGGAACTGTAGAAGGCACAATGTTAAGTTTTTTTAATGAAAGCCTTCCAATCATGATCATCACTGCCACTCCAACCGCACCAGTGACAACTCAGCATTCTTATGGCTTTTATCCCACTACTTTTACAGTCACAGGCGAAGATGGCTTTCCGACAGAGCGAGTTGCGGATGGACCATCTGCTATTAAAACTGTGTTTGGCACAGTTGAAGGCACTGCGTTGTCCTTTGTTGGAGAAGACTTCCCCGTTGAGATTATCACTGTGATACCCTCCGGCCCCGTCACTACTATGTCGTCGTTTGGGTTGACCGCCACAACATACATCTTTACTGGTGAGGATGGACTGCCAACGGAACAAGTCATTGAAGGCCCCTCTCTGACTAAGTCCATCCTTGGTACTGTTGCTGGAACAGCTCTGAGCTTCGGAGACGATGGTAACCCCGTTATGATCGTAACTGCCACCCCTACAGCTCCAGTCACCACTCAAATTTCTTACGGCTTTCAACCCACAACGTTCACTACAACTGGCGACGACGGATTCCCCACCGAGCGTGTCGTGCTGGGACCTTCTGCCACGCATACGGTGTTCGGTACTATTGGTGGAACCTCTCTgctggttcttgatgagTTTCCTATTGAGATCATTACAGTGGTGCCCACTGGCCCTGTAACGACTCAATCCTCTTTTGGATTCCAAGGTATCACGTATACTCTtactggagaagatggattGCCCACAGAGCAAGTTGTCCTGGGTCCATCTGCAACAACTTCAGTCTTAGGCACTGCTGCAGGTTCTGCATTGAGCTTTGGAGAAGACCACCTGCCTATTTTGATAGTCACGGAGACACCAACTGGTCCAGTTACGACTCAGTTCTCTTATGGTTCCTACCCTACTACCATCACTACTATCGGTGCAGATGGCTTCCCTACCGAGCGTGTTGTCAAGGGTCCCTCTGCTACACAGACTATTTACGGTACTGTTGAGGGTACGTCCATCAGCTTCGATGGTGATGATTTCCCAGTTGAGATTATCACAGTGATACCTACTGGACCTGTTACCACCCTTTCATCTTTCGGTCTTCAAGGAACTACTTACACGTTCATCGGAGATGATGGATTGCCTACGGAACAGATTATCCAAGGACCTTCATTTACCAGGACTGTTCTCGGTACAGTTCCAGGTACAAATATGAGTCTAGCCGCTGGAAGTATTCCTATCATGGTTATTACGGCTACTCCCACAGCACCTGTGACCACCCAAATCAGCTACGGACTTCACTCTACAACGTTCACCATCACAGGTGAGGACGGTTTTCCTACTGAACGCGTGGTGAAGGGACCTTCTGCTACTCAGACCGTTTTCGGCGCTGTTGAAGGCACAGCCCTATCGTTCGATGGTGAAGAGTTCCTTGTTGAGATTGTCACAGTGactccttctgctcctgttgCTACCCAGTCATCTTTTGGTCTCAATGGTACCACCTTCATCTTCACTGGCGACGACGGTTTGCCTACAGAGCAGGTCATTCGGGGTCCCTCCTTCACGAAGTCGGTTCTTggtactgctgctggtacCTCTCTGAGCTTTGGGGAAGAAGGTGTGCCAATGATGATTATCACCGCTACTCCAACCGCACCTGTCACTACCCAATTATCCTATGGACTGAATTCTACTACATTCATTGTTACAGGGGAGGATGGCTTTCCAACAGAAAAAATCGTTGAAGGTCCGTATGCTACTAAGACAGTTTTTGGTACCGTTGAAGGCATTTCACTGTCAATGGTTGACAATGAATTTCCTGTGAAGATCATTACCGTTGTCCCTTCAGGACCTGTGTCCACTCAATCGTCCTTTGGTCTTCAAGGCACCACTTATACATTCACTGGTGAAGATGGGTTACCTACTGAAAAGGTGGTTCTAGGACCCTCTTCGACGAAATCGGTTTTCGGAACTAACGCTGGAACAATGTTGAGTATTGGTGACGATGGAATTCCTGTCTTGGTTGTAACTGCTATGCCAACAGCTGCTGTAACTACCCAACATACTTTCGGCCTCTATCCTACTACCTTTGTCACCACAGGTGAAGATGGATATCCCACTGAACATGTTGTGTTGGGGCCATCAGCTACTCAGACCGTATACGGTACCGTTGAAGGAACCTCAATAGCGCTTGACAAAGACTTCCCCATCGAGATCATTACTGTGACACCCTCTGGACCAGTGACGACTCAATCTTCCTTCGGGCTGAATGGTACGACATACACAGTCACAGGTGAAGATGGTCTACCAACTGAACAAGTCGTCAAGGGCCCATCCTCGACAACGTCACTTCTTGGCACCGCTGCTGGGACTGTACTCAGTTTTGGGGATGATGATTTTCCAATCATGATTGTGACAGCAACTCCCACTGGTCCTGTCAATACCCAGTTCTCTTATGGCTTATACCCCACCACTATCACCACAATTGGAAAAGATGGCTTTCCCACTGAGCGTGTCGTGAAGGGTCCTTCTTCTACGCAGACAGTTTACGGTACTGTTGAAGGAACTGCGATCAGCTTTATTGATGACAATTTCCCCGTTGAGATCATCACCGTGATTCCGTCTACTCCTGTGACTTCTCAGTCGTCTTTTGGACTTCAAGCCACAGTTTACACATTTACTGGAAAGGATGGATTGCCTACAGAGCAAATTGTTAATGGGCCTTCCTTTACCAAATCTGTTTTTGGCACAGTTCCTGGTACAGAGCTGAGTCTGGCCGCCGGAAGCATTCCTGTCATGATTGTTACTGCTTCACCCACTGAACCTGTTACTACCCAGTACTCTTACGGACTCTTCCCTACGACTTCGGTTATTacaggtggagatggataTCCAACAGAGGTTATCGTGTTGGGACCTTCAGCTACCCGCTCCATTTTGGGTACGGTTGAAGGTACAGCTCTGTCATACGACAGCAATGGCTTCCCCGTTGAAGTCATCACCGCCACTCCCTCTGCCCCCGTGGCTACACAATTCTCCTATGGTCTCCAGGCCACCACTTTCAATTTCACTGGCGAGGATGGCCTACCAACCGAACAGGTTATACAAGGTCCATCTTCTACAACATCAGTTCTTGGTACAATTGTTGGTACTGCACTGAGTTtcagagaagaaggagatccAGTTATGGTTGTCACGGCCACACCCACAGCTCCCATTACTACGCAGCACTCTTTTGGCCTTTATCCTACTACTCTCACCTTCACTGGTGAGGATGGATTCCCCACGGAACAAGTTGTTGATTCCCCTTACGCGACCAAGACCGTGTTTGGTACGGTTGAAGGAGTTTCATTGTCGTTTAATGGCAACAACATCCCTGTAGAGATTGTCACAGTGATTCCCCTGGAACCTGTAACTACTCAATATTCGTTTGGATTAGAGGCGACGAATTACACCTTCACAGGTGAGGATGGTTTGCCTACTGAGCAAGTTATCAAGGGCCCTTCAACCACCATGTCAACTCTTGGCACTTCAGCTGGAACTCTCTCGAGCTTTGGTGATGACAGTGCCCCAGTAATGATCGTGACAGCTACTCCGAAAGCGCCTGGAACTACTCAGTTCTCTTACGGCTTTTATCCCACCACCATAACTACTacaggagatgatggatTCCCGACAGAGAGAGTTATCCTGGGACCTTCGTCTACCCAGACTGTCTTTGGTACTACCGAGGGAGCTGCCTTGTCTTTTGATCTTAACAACACCCCCGTGGAGATCATTACCGTGATTCCTTCTGGCCCTGTGACTACATTGACATCATACGGGATCCACGAAACTAAGTACACATTCATAGGTGAAGATGGGTTGCCcactgtacaagtgcttAAAGCTCACCCATTCACAACGAAGGTGTTTGATACTATTGCCGGTACATCAATGAgtcttggagatgatggcaTTTCCATGATAAATATTACAACTATACCGACAGCTGCAGTTACGACAGACCACTCAATTGGGCTTTATCCTACCACTATGACTGTCACTGGTGAAAATGACCTCACTATAGAACGATCACTTGACGGGGAATCAGCTACAAATACCGTAATCGGTAAAAGTGATAAGACTTCATTAAGTGATGGTCTAGACCCTCTAGCCACTGAGTCTATTAAGGACATCActtctgctcctgttgCAACGCAATCACCTCTCGGgccaaaaacaaccactTCCATCGAGGATGATTTGCCCACAGAAAACGCCATCCGAACCAGCTCTTTGATCGAAATTTTTGAATCCTCGGTCGAGATGACCAACGCTTCATCAGTTTCTCCTGTGACCACTCAGTCAATCTATGGTTTGCACGCCACAACCTTCACCACCACGGGGGAAGATGGATCTCCTACTGAAAGAGTCACTCTTGGACCTTCAGCCACCAAGACTGTATTTGGTACCGCCGAAGGAACTGAATTAGTGGTAGGCGATGACAACCTTCCTACTGCGGTCATCATTGAAATTCCTTCGGGACCAGTTACTAACCAGTCTACATTTGGATTTGATTCTACTACCTACATCCAGACTGGAGACGATGGGTTGCTCACCGAACATGTGACAcaagctccttctgctgctcagacAATAAATGGAAATGTGGAAGGCTCAACGCTGGAGTTTAGCGAAGACGGACTGTCCACAAAGCTGGTTACTGTGCTCCCCTCTGGAGCAGTGGCTTCCAAGACGCCGTACGATATTGAGGCTACTACTTTGACAGAGCCAGGCCAAGACGGCCTTGCAACTGAACATGTGATTCAGGGGTCTTACTCTACGAGTTCCATCGTTGGTACAGCCGAAGGTACTCTTTTGACCCTTGGGGCCGACAGTCTACCAATTTCAATTGTCACGGCAACAACTGTCCCTGTTATTCTCCACAGCACACCCGAGCTGGTATCCACGTCTACTTCCTCTGCAAATGCTAAAGATTTAACAACCGAGAATGCTGCTAATACAGCTGTTGAATTTGCTAATAACACCTTACCAGCCGGGGCTGATGGTACCTCAAGTGTAGACAGCACTCAGTCCCCCGATAATGGTTCACTTGAATCTACTCTTGATATCCATTCCACTACAGCTACTGAAATCGTGGAGCATGGCATTCCCACAAGTGTTGTCTCATCTGGTGCTACTATGATTGGTGATGTAGCAAACGAGTCTACTTCAAAAGATACAGCTCCCATATGGGTAGTAAGTGAAGCTTCCGTGGCTACAGAAAGCTCAACTGACGTTGTCTCTCACTTATCGTTTCTTGAGGCTAGCAAGACTACTACTATGGTACACACACAGACAATGAAGCCTGACAttgtcttcttttccaACTCTACCCCCATTGAAGTGGCTGCTTTCGACACCTCTTCTACTCACCATTCTGTCGCAAGTAACGCTGTTCCGTCGGTTCCCACGTCAGTGGAAGTCAGGTCGTCAACCTTCACAGAAGTCCAGACGATTGTTATTCCTGTATCCGAGACATCCATTGAGACTTCAATTATCTCTGGACCCGAGACTTCCATTATCGCTGTGTCCAAGGAGACTTCGATTGTCTCTGTACCCGACAAAACTTCGATTGTCTCTGTACTTGAGTCTGCAGTTGTCTCTGTACTCGAGACATCCATTATTTCAGCTTCTGGGTCCAGCACCATTacagccacagcctccACTTCTGCTTTGCCTATGACTTCCTACTCTGAGTCTTCTACCTTACTCGGCACACCGTCTCATGGGAATATCAAGCCAGAGTCATCCAGACTGGCTGATACCGATTCGGAGGAAGATAATACCTCCACATACACCCCTGGCATCTCAACGCCTACTCTATCTACTCCTGGGTCTAACTTCACAGTTGATGACTTGCTTAAAAAGCCCCAGGGCTCTACTTCTGAGCCTACTAGACAAATCAGCAACAATGACGAGGTAACTAATGGTGCCATTATTTCTAGTGCAAACACTTCTCCTGTACATTTGCCTAGCACCACTAGTGTCTCCTTCGACGCTGCTACCCCCAGCCAAGTTGCACCGCCTGTAGAGGGCTATCCTAAACCTATGCAAGCTAACGGTGGGTCTTCCCATTCGATACCCTTCACAGGACTACTCACTACAGCTATTTTCTTTATTCTTTTCTGGATCTGA
- a CDS encoding uncharacterized protein (Compare to YALI0B17050g, similar to Saccharomyces cerevisiae IDS2 (YJL146W); ancestral locus Anc_1.204, weakly similar to uniprot|Q947G8 Lycopersicon esculentum GOLS-1 Galactinol synthase (EC 2.4.1.123)), with protein MHNSSRALLSPDFDLDQHLHQSKMPEIAPHNDKERVWTTLITNTKYLDGLLTLDYSLKRVGSQYRLIALYTDSFEKEGHDALAERGIPSKHVEYLIPAKSKDYSQDVRFYDCWSKLQPFSLFEYDKVVQLDSDMVVVQNMDELFDLPVGESNGNGSTWAFAASHACTCNPYNKPHYPKDWIRENCAFTNISKSDDLKNPLFQSCNLGLGICNGGLQVVKPDPELYDKIIDAVSAPATGEYDFADQSLLSDVFKDRWIGLSYRYNALKTLRVFHKELWDDSVIKNIHYIITPKPWEVEEDEYEDTTGTFKWWWDINKERLTLEGARISTPPS; from the coding sequence ATGCATAATAGCTCTCGGGCGCTCTTATCTCCCGACTTCGACTTAGaccaacacctccaccagTCCAAGATGCCTGAGATTGCTCCCcacaacgacaaggagcggGTCTGGACCACCCTGATTACCAACACCAAATACCTGGATGGTCTATTGACGCTAGACTACTCTTTGAAACGAGTGGGCTCGCAATATCGACTCATTGCTCTCTATACTGACTCCTTTGAAAAGGAGGGCCATGATGCATTGGCCGAGCGAGGAATCCCGTCAAAACACGTGGAGTACCTAATTCCTGCCAAATCCAAGGACTACTCGCAGGACGTGAGATTCTACGACTGCTGGAGTAAGCTACAGCCATTCTCACTTTTCGAATATGACAAGGTTGTCCAATTGGATTCGGATATGGTTGTTGTCCAAAACATGGACGAGCTTTTCGACCTTCCTGTTGGTGAGAGTAACGGCAATGGTTCCACGTGGGCTTTTGCTGCATCTCATGCCTGCACTTGCAATCCTTACAACAAGCCACACTATCCCAAGGACTGGATTCGGGAAAACTGTGCCTTCACTAACATCTCCAAGTCTGACGACCTGAAGAACCCGCTTTTCCAGAGCTGCAATCTTGGCCTAGGAATCTGCAATGGTGGCCTGCAGGTGGTCAAACCTGATCCCGAGCTCTATGACAAGATCATCGACGCTGTTTCTGCACCTGCAACAGGAGAGTACGACTTTGCTGACCAGTCACTTCTGTCAGACGTGTTCAAGGACCGCTGGATCGGCCTGAGCTACCGATACAATGCTCTGAAAACTCTCAGAGTGTTCCACAAGGAGCTGTGGGACGACTCtgtcatcaagaacattcACTACATCATCACTCCCAAGCCGTGGGAGgtcgaagaagatgaaTACGAGGACACTACTGGAACTTTcaagtggtggtgggacATTAATAAGGAGCGACTGACACTGGAGGGTGCCAGAATATCTACTCCCCCCTCTTAA
- a CDS encoding uncharacterized protein (Compare to YALI0B17061g, gnl|GLV|YALI0B17061g [Yarrowia lipolytica] weakly similar to uniprot|Q4I964 Fusarium graminearum Hypothetical protein, similar to Saccharomyces cerevisiae MDY2 (YOL111C); ancestral locus Anc_3.65), which yields MASETTFARAFVSLLDPSSLLATDYVKDKAQLDKKPLVAMPKMPEAKKKTGVSGSGLVNIPIEEKTAQADVVAETIEITIKTLKAPKLMITLSAPSDDSIFNVKQLVVKQAAEQGVTTTADSVKLLIKGKVVPDSKILGDVAVDGKVAFIGTITEA from the coding sequence ATGGCATCTGAAACGACATTCGCAAGAGCTTTTGTCTCTCTACTCGACCCCTCTTCGCTGCTTGCCACCGATTAtgtcaaggacaaggcTCAGCTCGACAAGAAGCCCCTGGTGGCAATGCCCAAGATGcccgaggccaagaagaagactggTGTGTCTGGTAGTGGACTGGTGAACATTCCCatcgaggagaagaccgCCCAAGCCGACGTTGTGGCCGAAACTATTGAGATCACCATTAAAACTCTTAAGGCACCAAAGCTCATGATCACCCTCTCTGCCCCCAGTGACGATTCGATCTTCAACGTCAAGCAGTTGGTAGTGAAGCAGGCCGCCGAGCAAGGTGTCACAACGACCGCCGACAGTGTCAAACTGCTTATTAAGGGCAAGGTTGTCCCCGACTCCAAGATTCTGGGCGATGTTGCTGTTGACGGCAAGGTGGCCTTCATTGGTACCATCACCGAGGCCTAG